A region of Ochotona princeps isolate mOchPri1 chromosome 2, mOchPri1.hap1, whole genome shotgun sequence DNA encodes the following proteins:
- the LRRC8C gene encoding volume-regulated anion channel subunit LRRC8C isoform X2, with product MQDKIICLPKRVQPAQNHSSISNVSQAATSTTPLPPPKPSPVNPATVEMKGLKTDLDLQQYSFINQMCYERALHWYAKYFPYLVLIHTLVFMLCSNFWFKFPGSSSKIEHFISILGKCFDSPWTTRALSEVSGEDSEEKDSRKNNVNRSNTVQSGPEGSLVNAQSLKSIPEKFVVDKTTAGALDKKEGEQAKALFEKVKKFRLHVEEGDILYAMYVRQTVLKVIKFLIIIAYNSALVSKVQFTVDCNVDIQDMTGYKNFSCNHTMAHLFSKLSFCYLCFVSIYGLTCLYTLYWLFYRSLREYSFEYVRQETGIDDIPDVKNDFAFMLHMIDQYDPLYSKRFAVFLSEVSENKLKQLNLNNEWTPDKLRQKLQTNAHNRLELPLIMLSGLPDTVFEITELQSLKLEIIKNVMIPATIAQLDNLQELSLHQCSVKIHSAALSFLKENLKVLSVKFDDMRELPPWMYGLRNLEELYLVGSLSHDISKNVTLESLRDLKSLKILSIKSNVTKIPQAVVDVSSHLQKMCIHNDGTKLVMLNNLKKMTNLTELELVHCDLERIPHAVFSLLSLQELDLKENNLKSIEEIVSFQHLRKLTVLKLWYNSITYIPEHIKKLTSLERLSFSHNKIEVLPSHLFLCNKIRYLDLSYNDIRFIPPEIGVLQSLQYFSITCNKVESLPDELYFCKKLKTLKIGKNSLSVLSPKIGNLLFLSYLDVKGNHFEILPPELGDCRALKRAGLVVEDALFETLPSDVREQMKTE from the coding sequence ATGCAAGACAAGATCATCTGCCTTCCGAAAAGAGTGCAGCCTGCTCAGAACCACTCGTCCATTTCAAATGTCTCCCAGGCAGCTACCAGTACCACCCCACTGCCCCCACCCAAGCCTTCTCCTGTTAACCCTGCCACTGTGGAAATGAAGGGGCTGAAGACAGACTTGGACCTTCAGCAATACAGCTTTATAAACCAGATGTGTTATGAGCGGGCCCTTCACTGGTATGCCAAGTATTTCCCTTACCTTGTCCTCATCCACACCCTGGTCTTCATGCTCTGCAGTAACTTTTGGTTCAAattccctggctccagctccaaaATAGAGCATTTCATCTCCATTCTGGGGAAGTGCTTTGACTCTCCCTGGACCACTCGGGCTCTCTCGGAGGTGTCTGGGGAGGATTCAGAAGAAAAGGACAGTAGGAAGAACAACGTGAATCGGTCCAATACCGTCCAGTCTGGTCCAGAAGGCAGCCTGGTCAACGCTCAGTCGCTCAAGTCCATTCCAGAGAAGTTTGTGGTGGACAAAACCACCGCAGGAGCCCTGGATAAAAAGGAAGGGGAGCAGGCCAAGGCCTTGTTTGAGAAGGTGAAGAAGTTCAGATTGCATGTGGAAGAAGGGGATATACTCTATGCCATGTATGTGCGCCAGACCGTACTTAAGGTTATCAAATTCCTGATTATCATTGCCTATAACAGTGCCCTGGTTTCCAAAGTCCAGTTTACAGTGGATTGCAATGTTGACATACAGGACATGACTGGATACAAAAACTTTTCTTGCAATCACACCATGGCACACTTGTTCTCAAAACTCTCCTTTTGCTACCTTTGCTTTGTAAGCATCTATGGACTGACGTGCCTTTATACCTTATACTGGCTCTTCTACCGCTCACTACGGGAATATTCTTTTGAGTATGTCCGACAAGAGACTGGAATAGATGATATTCCTGATGTGAAAAATGACTTTGCTTTTATGCTTCATATGATAGACCAATATGATCCTCTCTACTCCAAACGATTTGCAGTGTTCCTATCAGAAGTCAGTGAAAACAAGCTAAAGCAGCTGAACTTAAATAACGAGTGGACTCCTGATAAACTGAGGCAGAAGCTGCAGACCAATGCCCACAACCGACTGGAATTGCCTCTTATCATGCTCTCTGGCCTTCCGGACACTGTTTTTGAAATCACAGAGTTGCAGTCTCTCAAACTTGAAATCATTAAGAACGTCATGATACCAGCCACCATTGCACAGCTAGACAATCTCCAAGAGCTCTCTCTGCACCAGTGCTCAGTCAAAATCCACAGCGCAGCTCTGTCGTTCCTGAAGGAGAACCTCAAGGTCTTGAGCGTCAAGTTTGATGACATGAGGGAGCTGCCCCCATGGATGTACGGACTCCGGAATCTGGAAGAGCTCTACTTGGTTGGCTCCCTGAGTCACGATATTTCCAAAAATGTCACCCTCGAGTCTCTGCGGGATCTCAAAAGCCTTAAAATTCTCTCCATCAAAAGCAACGTTACCAAAATTCCACAGGCAGTGGTGGATGTGTCCAGCCACCTGCAGAAGATGTGCATACACAATGATGGCACCAAGCTGGTGATGCTCAACAATCTCAAGAAGATGACCAACCTGACAGAGCTGGAGCTGGTCCACTGTGACCTAGAGCGCATTCCCCATGCCGTGTTCAGCTTGCTCAGCCTCCAGGAACTGGACCTGAAGGAAAACAATCTGAAATCCATAGAAGAAATCGTCAGCTTTCAACACTTGAGGAAGTTAACAGTGCTTAAACTGTGGTACAACAGCATCACCTACATCCCAGAGCATATCAAGAAGCTCACCAGCCTGGAACGACTATCCTTCAGTCACAATAAAATAGAGGTGCTGCCCTCCCACCTCTTCCTATGCAACAAAATCCGATATCTGGACTTGTCCTACAATGACATTCGGTTCATCCCACCCGAAATCGGAGTTCTCCAAAGTTTACAGTATTTTTCCATCACTTGTAACAAAGTGGAAAGCCTTCCAGATGAACTCTACTTCTGCAAGAAACTGAAAACCCTGAAGATTGGGAAAAACAGCCTATCCGTACTTTCACCAAAAATCGGGAATTTACTGTTTCTTTCCTACTTAGATGTTAAAGGCAATCACTTTGAAATCCTCCCCCCTGAGCTGGGGGACTGCCGGGCTCTGAAACGAGCTGGGTTGGTCGTGGAAGATGCTCTGTTTGAAACTCTGCCTTCTGATGTCCGGgagcaaatgaaaacagaataa
- the LRRC8C gene encoding volume-regulated anion channel subunit LRRC8C isoform X1 — MIPVTEFRQFSEQQPAFRVLKPWWDVFTDYLSVAMLMIGVFGCTLQVMQDKIICLPKRVQPAQNHSSISNVSQAATSTTPLPPPKPSPVNPATVEMKGLKTDLDLQQYSFINQMCYERALHWYAKYFPYLVLIHTLVFMLCSNFWFKFPGSSSKIEHFISILGKCFDSPWTTRALSEVSGEDSEEKDSRKNNVNRSNTVQSGPEGSLVNAQSLKSIPEKFVVDKTTAGALDKKEGEQAKALFEKVKKFRLHVEEGDILYAMYVRQTVLKVIKFLIIIAYNSALVSKVQFTVDCNVDIQDMTGYKNFSCNHTMAHLFSKLSFCYLCFVSIYGLTCLYTLYWLFYRSLREYSFEYVRQETGIDDIPDVKNDFAFMLHMIDQYDPLYSKRFAVFLSEVSENKLKQLNLNNEWTPDKLRQKLQTNAHNRLELPLIMLSGLPDTVFEITELQSLKLEIIKNVMIPATIAQLDNLQELSLHQCSVKIHSAALSFLKENLKVLSVKFDDMRELPPWMYGLRNLEELYLVGSLSHDISKNVTLESLRDLKSLKILSIKSNVTKIPQAVVDVSSHLQKMCIHNDGTKLVMLNNLKKMTNLTELELVHCDLERIPHAVFSLLSLQELDLKENNLKSIEEIVSFQHLRKLTVLKLWYNSITYIPEHIKKLTSLERLSFSHNKIEVLPSHLFLCNKIRYLDLSYNDIRFIPPEIGVLQSLQYFSITCNKVESLPDELYFCKKLKTLKIGKNSLSVLSPKIGNLLFLSYLDVKGNHFEILPPELGDCRALKRAGLVVEDALFETLPSDVREQMKTE, encoded by the coding sequence GTCATGCAAGACAAGATCATCTGCCTTCCGAAAAGAGTGCAGCCTGCTCAGAACCACTCGTCCATTTCAAATGTCTCCCAGGCAGCTACCAGTACCACCCCACTGCCCCCACCCAAGCCTTCTCCTGTTAACCCTGCCACTGTGGAAATGAAGGGGCTGAAGACAGACTTGGACCTTCAGCAATACAGCTTTATAAACCAGATGTGTTATGAGCGGGCCCTTCACTGGTATGCCAAGTATTTCCCTTACCTTGTCCTCATCCACACCCTGGTCTTCATGCTCTGCAGTAACTTTTGGTTCAAattccctggctccagctccaaaATAGAGCATTTCATCTCCATTCTGGGGAAGTGCTTTGACTCTCCCTGGACCACTCGGGCTCTCTCGGAGGTGTCTGGGGAGGATTCAGAAGAAAAGGACAGTAGGAAGAACAACGTGAATCGGTCCAATACCGTCCAGTCTGGTCCAGAAGGCAGCCTGGTCAACGCTCAGTCGCTCAAGTCCATTCCAGAGAAGTTTGTGGTGGACAAAACCACCGCAGGAGCCCTGGATAAAAAGGAAGGGGAGCAGGCCAAGGCCTTGTTTGAGAAGGTGAAGAAGTTCAGATTGCATGTGGAAGAAGGGGATATACTCTATGCCATGTATGTGCGCCAGACCGTACTTAAGGTTATCAAATTCCTGATTATCATTGCCTATAACAGTGCCCTGGTTTCCAAAGTCCAGTTTACAGTGGATTGCAATGTTGACATACAGGACATGACTGGATACAAAAACTTTTCTTGCAATCACACCATGGCACACTTGTTCTCAAAACTCTCCTTTTGCTACCTTTGCTTTGTAAGCATCTATGGACTGACGTGCCTTTATACCTTATACTGGCTCTTCTACCGCTCACTACGGGAATATTCTTTTGAGTATGTCCGACAAGAGACTGGAATAGATGATATTCCTGATGTGAAAAATGACTTTGCTTTTATGCTTCATATGATAGACCAATATGATCCTCTCTACTCCAAACGATTTGCAGTGTTCCTATCAGAAGTCAGTGAAAACAAGCTAAAGCAGCTGAACTTAAATAACGAGTGGACTCCTGATAAACTGAGGCAGAAGCTGCAGACCAATGCCCACAACCGACTGGAATTGCCTCTTATCATGCTCTCTGGCCTTCCGGACACTGTTTTTGAAATCACAGAGTTGCAGTCTCTCAAACTTGAAATCATTAAGAACGTCATGATACCAGCCACCATTGCACAGCTAGACAATCTCCAAGAGCTCTCTCTGCACCAGTGCTCAGTCAAAATCCACAGCGCAGCTCTGTCGTTCCTGAAGGAGAACCTCAAGGTCTTGAGCGTCAAGTTTGATGACATGAGGGAGCTGCCCCCATGGATGTACGGACTCCGGAATCTGGAAGAGCTCTACTTGGTTGGCTCCCTGAGTCACGATATTTCCAAAAATGTCACCCTCGAGTCTCTGCGGGATCTCAAAAGCCTTAAAATTCTCTCCATCAAAAGCAACGTTACCAAAATTCCACAGGCAGTGGTGGATGTGTCCAGCCACCTGCAGAAGATGTGCATACACAATGATGGCACCAAGCTGGTGATGCTCAACAATCTCAAGAAGATGACCAACCTGACAGAGCTGGAGCTGGTCCACTGTGACCTAGAGCGCATTCCCCATGCCGTGTTCAGCTTGCTCAGCCTCCAGGAACTGGACCTGAAGGAAAACAATCTGAAATCCATAGAAGAAATCGTCAGCTTTCAACACTTGAGGAAGTTAACAGTGCTTAAACTGTGGTACAACAGCATCACCTACATCCCAGAGCATATCAAGAAGCTCACCAGCCTGGAACGACTATCCTTCAGTCACAATAAAATAGAGGTGCTGCCCTCCCACCTCTTCCTATGCAACAAAATCCGATATCTGGACTTGTCCTACAATGACATTCGGTTCATCCCACCCGAAATCGGAGTTCTCCAAAGTTTACAGTATTTTTCCATCACTTGTAACAAAGTGGAAAGCCTTCCAGATGAACTCTACTTCTGCAAGAAACTGAAAACCCTGAAGATTGGGAAAAACAGCCTATCCGTACTTTCACCAAAAATCGGGAATTTACTGTTTCTTTCCTACTTAGATGTTAAAGGCAATCACTTTGAAATCCTCCCCCCTGAGCTGGGGGACTGCCGGGCTCTGAAACGAGCTGGGTTGGTCGTGGAAGATGCTCTGTTTGAAACTCTGCCTTCTGATGTCCGGgagcaaatgaaaacagaataa